Part of the Paenarthrobacter sp. JL.01a genome is shown below.
CCACCATGTTGATGATCCGCTGGTCCTTGAAACGGGTAGCCAGCGCAGGGGCAAACAGTGAACCGAGCATCTGCAGCACGATCGACACCGACACAATGAGCCCGGCCGTTGCGCCGTCAATCCCCCGGTCGCGCAGGATGGGTGCCATCCACGCGAACACGCTGAAGGACATCATCGCCTGCAGCACCATGAACAGGGTCACCTGCCAAGCCACCGCCGAGCGCCACACGTTCACGCCTCCGTGGATGGCTTGGTGCTTTACGGACGGCTGGCGGATTGCCAACGGCAGGAACAGCAAAAGTACGACGGCGGCCGGCACCACCCAGAACCACAGCGCCGACGTCCAGTGGCCGGTTGCCGTAAAGACCGGGTACGTGAATCCGGCACCGAGCGCGGCTGACGCGCAGATTGCCGTCGTATAGAGGCCGCCCATCAGGCCAAGGCGGTGCGGGAAGTCCCTCTTCACCACCCCGGGGAGAAGGACGTTGCACAGCGCGATCGCGGCACCGCACGCGGCGGTTCCGGCCAGAAGTGCGGGGAGATGCCCGGCCCCTGGGATATCCAGCGGCCTGAGCAGAAGGCCCGCCGTGAGGACTGCCATGGCCCCGAGCAGCACTCTTTCTGCACCAAACCTCCGGGCCAGGATTGGGGCAAGCGGCGCGAACACGCCCAACAAGGTGACCGGCACCGTGGTGAGGACCACCAGCGACCAGCCCGGCAGACCGGCGTCGGACGTTATTTCGGGAAGGACCGCTGAGAAGCTCGAGAAGACCGTTCGCAGGTTCAGGCCGATAAGGACAAGGCAGATGCCGAGGTAGACCAGGCCCCTCTTGCCACGGAGTTGCGTGGGGTGCGCCGGGGGTTCGTCATCGATCTCCGCGTCCACGGCGATCCCGGGCAGGACGGATTTCTCTGTTGCGGCGGGCTTCTGGGAGGAGGTCACACGTCCTATTCTGTCAGGCCGTCGCACGCCCTTTCCCGACCCTCAATTTCGTAATACGATTTAGACATGAGTGCTGAGCGGATCAATGGTGCACCAGTCACCCCTGAGATGATCCAAGCCTGGGCTGACGAGGCCGAGCGCGGATACCCAACTGAGCAACTTCGCAAGCGTGGCCGCCGCCCGGTTGGCGAGGGCCCCGGCGAAGTGGTGCCCGTACGCATGGACGCGGAGCTGCTTCGGCAGCTCTCTGCCCGCGCCGAGCATGATCACCTGAGCCGCTCAGAAGCGATCCGCGCAGCCGTCCGGGCGTGGATTAGCGCGGCGTAGTGCAGGCGCATGCATCTGCGCTTAAGCACGGCATCCGTGCTGAGGACGCCATTCACGCGGCTGAGCAGGCCATCTACATCGCGGACCTCGATGAGGACAGCCCGGCACGGCAGTTGAGGCTTGGCTTCGACCCCACTGGCCGCCTACTCGAACTCGTGGTACTCAGGTTCGACAGCGGCAATGAGCTTCTGATTCACGCCATGAAGGCTCGACGGCAGTACCTGGATCTGCTCATCTAGGGTCTTGGCAAATGCCGCCGGGCACTTGGGAGGATCCCTGCGCGCGCAAAGTATTCTTGAATGGACATGAGTGAAACCCCAGATACCCCACGCCCCATAACTCCCGGCAGCCAGGCTTCCTTCGGAACCTATGGTGGCCGTCCGGTCAGTTTCGTGCGCCGCGGCACCCGCCTCCAGGGACGCAGGCAGGCGGCGTGGGAAGAGCACGCCGAGCGCTGGGCTGTCCAGGTTCCCCGTCACGTGGCCAACACGTCCGTGCACCCGGATTACACCTTCGACGCCGAGGCCGTTTTTGGCCGCAAAGCTCCGTTGATCGTGGAGATCGGTTCGGGACTGGGTGACGCGGTTGTTCACGCCGCCGAGCAGAACCCGGACAAGGACTTCCTTGCCGTCGAGGTCTACACTCCGGGCCTTGCCAACACCATCATCAAGATCAACAGCCGCGGACTGACCAATGTGAGGGTGGTGGAAGCCAACGCCCCCGAGGTCCTCGAATCCATGCTTCCCGCAGGCTCCGTCAGCGAGCTCTGGGTCTTCTTCCCCGACCCCTGGCACAAGGCCCGCCACCACAAGCGCCGCCTCATCCAGCCGGCCTTCGCCTCTGTTGCCGCCAAGGCCCTGCAAAAGGGCGGCTACTGGAGGATCGCCACCGACTGGTCCAACTACGCAGTCCACGTCCGGGAAGTCCTGGCGGGCTCCACGGAGTTTGAGAACATGCACGAAGGCGAGCGCAGCGGCGAGGAGAGCCCGTTGACGCAAGTCTGGCAATCCGGCGTCGAATCCGTTGTGGGCGGCGCGCCTGTACGTGAAGGCCGGGCCCCCGTCAGCACGGAGCACACCGGCCCAAACGAGGGTGTGGACCAGGAGGGCGGCTGGGCGCCGCGTTTCGAGGGCCGCATTCGAACCAGCTTCGAGAACAAGGCACACGAGGCCGGCCGGATGATCTTCGACCTGACGTACCGCAAGCTTTAGCCAACGGATTTTGGGGGGAACCATGAGCTACCAGCCGCCGGTGGACCAGTACCGGCAACCACAGCGCTTCGGCACGCCGGGTCTGGGCGCCGGTATCACGAGCATCATCTCGGCGGTCCTTTCGCCCATCGCCGCCGCGGTGAGCATTCCGCTGGGCATCGCAGCCGTTGCCTCGGCCATGAGCCGCTACAACCAGGGCAACGACGCGTGGTGGATCGGCGCCCTGGTCCTGGCCGGGACGGCAGTGCTGTTAGCCGTCGTCTCCGTGGTCAGCGGGCTGCTTGCGGTCTTCCGCGCCGGACGAATGAACGTCGGCCGGGTCACCGGGATCGTTGGACTCTCGATCATGGCGATCAACATCTTCGGCGTGGTCTTCATCGTGTTCCTGGTGCTCGGCTCCGGGCAGGGATTCTGATGCCCCAAGTCCGCGCCGAACGATTCATTCGCCTCGACCCTGAAACAGCGTTCGCCCTCTCCCAGACCACGGGCGCGTTCAGGCTCAAGTGGGACCCCTTCATTTCCGCCCAGTCCTTCATGGATGGCGCCCGAGCTGCGGGCAAAGGTGTGCGGACCCGGACGGTTTCGCGCATGGGCCTGAAGATGGTCAGCGAATACGTCTCCTACACTCCCCCACGCAACGTGGGCATGACCATGGTGTCCGGTCCGTGGTTCTTTGAGAACTTCGGCGGCGGCTGGCGGTTCACCCCCGACGACGGCGGCACCCGGGCCGTCTGGAAGTACACCTTTTCGTGCCGCCCGGCTCTCATCAGACCAGTGGCTGAGAGAATCGGCAGTTGGCTGCTGGGCCGGGAAATCGAACGACGGATCGAAGCCTTCGCCCGGGCCTGCGAGGATCCGGCGCTGGTGGCCGAGTTGAAAGCCCAGTCGCGGCAGTGACTCATCACGGCACCGACCCTCACGGCACAGAGATCGACGCCACCGTTTTGTCGGATTCGTCCCTGAGCTCCACTCCGGCGATGCCTGCCAACTGCACCGGGGTGGCGCCCGTGATCTTGATGCGCCCACTCGGCGTGGCCGTCCACCCGCACGTACGTTCCTCGGCCCCGTCACGGCCCTTCACCCAGAGGTAGAGCGTCCCTTGGAGTGGCATGCTGCGTCCTTCGACATCCAGCTCTGTGCCCCAGGTCTTCTTGACCATATCCACGGTCAGCTGAAGCCCACCGTCCGACTGCACTGAATAGCTCGCATCCGGCTTCGGAGGTTGGTTCAGCAAAGGGCCACCAAAAAACCCAAGCGCCAGGCACGCAGCGGCGACCGCACCAACAACAGCTGCCCACCGGCGTCGTGATTTCCGCCTGCGGACCGCAAGATCAACCAGAACCTTTTCCGGAAGCTGCTCCGCTTCCGTTCCCAATGGCGCCGGCGTTGCGTTGCCACTTGAGGTGAGCGCGACGGCGTCGGCAGCGGGGACTGCGTCCAGGAGCGCGGGAAGGCTCTCCAGCTCTTCCAGTTCACCGCGGCACTCGGCACACCGGGCGAGGTGGTCTTCGAAGGCACGGGCTTCTTCCGGCTCAAGGCCACCCAGCAGATAGGCGCCCAGCAATTGGTGGACGGACTCGCCGTTCATCGTTCCACCCCCATTTCATCAAGGATCGTTCGGAGGGCCTTCACAGCGTAGAAAGCCCGGGATTTCACAGTTCCCGCAGGAATGTTCAGCTGGAGCGCAGCCTCCACGACAGTGAACCGCTGATAGTGGAGGGCTACCAGGACCTCGCGGTGTTCGACGCTAAGCCGCAGCAGCGCTTCCTCCATGAGCACGCGGTTGAGGAGTTCGTCCACGCGTTCGGTGGCTGCATGGTCCGGCAGGTCATGCTCGCCCGTTTCGGTGGGGCGGCGTTGGGCCTTCCGGTAATTGTCGATGATCACGTTCCTCGCGGTCCTGAACAGGTAACTGCGCAGGCTTCCAGTGATCTGCGGGGCGTGCTGCCACACTTTGAGGATGGTTTCCTGCACCACGTCGTCGGCCAGATTGGCGTCGGGCGTGCAGCTGAGCACGAAGCGCTTCAGCGCTACGCCGTGGTCGCGGTAGATCGCTGCCACCACGTCCTCATCCAACGGCATAGCCACCTCCTTCGCTGTGTCACCCGATACGACGACTTACGTCGCGAAAAGGTTCACTTGAACCATTCTCGCCCGACCGGCGTCGTACGGGTTAGCGCCGACCCGTCCGGCCGGCTCGTCGAAGGAGCTAGGGATGAAAAAGCAACTCAGCATGGGAATCGGGGCTCTGGTCCTGGCCGCCGCGTTGGCAGGCTGTGGTGGTAGCTCCGGAACATCGACGTCATCTTCGGCGCCGCCTGCGGCCTCGTCAACTGCAGCCACATCCTCTGCAGCCTCCAGCCCTGCCGCCGCGGCCGAGATGAAAACCGCGTCCTCCAGCGCCGGCCAGATCGTGGTGGACAGCAAGGGCATGAGCCTGTACTTCTTCACCAAGGACGTGAAGGACTCGGGAACAAGCGCCTGCACCGGCGCCTGCCTCACGGCCTGGCCGGTATTTACGACGACGTCGGCCACCCCGAGCGTTGATGGCGTCACCGGCACAGTGGGAACCATCGCGACCCCTGACGGAAAGAAGCAGGTCACCCTCAACGGCATGCCCCTGTACTACTACGCCAAGGACAAGGCCGCCGGGGATGTCACGGGCCAAGGCGTTGGCGGTGTCTGGTACCTCGTGAGCCCGAGCGGAGAGATGGTCAAGGGGGCCGCGGCTACGGGTTACTGAGGGCTGTTCTGTTCCCCGGCCCCGCCGACGCCGAGTTCGCGGGAAGCCGACCGCCCCCGCATCGAATTCGCGGGAAGCCTGCCAATACCCCTGCAAACTTGCGGCGGGCTCGCAGGCTTCCCGCGAACTGGGCAAAGCCACCCGTCATCCAAGGGCCCGGAGAATACGTTCCTTGAAGGCCCGTTCCTGGAACAAGTCCTTCCACTCGATCCGAATGAAGCGCCAGCCATCTTCCATAAGTGCCTTCTCACGCCGGCGTTCCTGGAAGATGACCTCTTCCGTTGGCTTGTAGTCGAAGTACTTGGTTCGCCCGTCAAACTCCAAAGCCAGCTTCACGTCTTCCCAAGCGAAGTCCATGCGATGGCGGCCAATCCGGGTTTGAACCTCAAATTGCGGCTGAGGGGGCTTGATGCGCAATCTCTGCATCAGGTCACGGGTGAGCGTCTCCCCAGCAGACTCGGAGCGCGGATCTGCGTTCTCCAGTGCCTTGCGCAGCGTTCGCACACCCCGTTTGCCGCTGGAGGCCGCCAGCATCCGGTTAAGCGTTTGGATGTCCCCGCCCAATCGCAGCCCATGGTCCATGATCACCAGAGCCTTTGGATAGCTGAGCATTCTCGCGCAGTCGAACATGGTGCGCTCAAGCGAGGTCGCCCGCAGGC
Proteins encoded:
- a CDS encoding CynX/NimT family MFS transporter; amino-acid sequence: MTSSQKPAATEKSVLPGIAVDAEIDDEPPAHPTQLRGKRGLVYLGICLVLIGLNLRTVFSSFSAVLPEITSDAGLPGWSLVVLTTVPVTLLGVFAPLAPILARRFGAERVLLGAMAVLTAGLLLRPLDIPGAGHLPALLAGTAACGAAIALCNVLLPGVVKRDFPHRLGLMGGLYTTAICASAALGAGFTYPVFTATGHWTSALWFWVVPAAVVLLLFLPLAIRQPSVKHQAIHGGVNVWRSAVAWQVTLFMVLQAMMSFSVFAWMAPILRDRGIDGATAGLIVSVSIVLQMLGSLFAPALATRFKDQRIINMVVALMTGGGFALTIFGPTELIWVWTGLNGLGQGSLTAVALTMIMVRTRDAHTAAHLSGMMQGVGYGLGSTGTLMVGQLHQATGGFAAAGILFLVVGLLAAFFGYRAGRDRFV
- a CDS encoding ribbon-helix-helix domain-containing protein — encoded protein: MSAERINGAPVTPEMIQAWADEAERGYPTEQLRKRGRRPVGEGPGEVVPVRMDAELLRQLSARAEHDHLSRSEAIRAAVRAWISAA
- a CDS encoding toxin, yielding MQAHASALKHGIRAEDAIHAAEQAIYIADLDEDSPARQLRLGFDPTGRLLELVVLRFDSGNELLIHAMKARRQYLDLLI
- the trmB gene encoding tRNA (guanosine(46)-N7)-methyltransferase TrmB codes for the protein MSETPDTPRPITPGSQASFGTYGGRPVSFVRRGTRLQGRRQAAWEEHAERWAVQVPRHVANTSVHPDYTFDAEAVFGRKAPLIVEIGSGLGDAVVHAAEQNPDKDFLAVEVYTPGLANTIIKINSRGLTNVRVVEANAPEVLESMLPAGSVSELWVFFPDPWHKARHHKRRLIQPAFASVAAKALQKGGYWRIATDWSNYAVHVREVLAGSTEFENMHEGERSGEESPLTQVWQSGVESVVGGAPVREGRAPVSTEHTGPNEGVDQEGGWAPRFEGRIRTSFENKAHEAGRMIFDLTYRKL
- a CDS encoding type II toxin-antitoxin system RatA family toxin translates to MPQVRAERFIRLDPETAFALSQTTGAFRLKWDPFISAQSFMDGARAAGKGVRTRTVSRMGLKMVSEYVSYTPPRNVGMTMVSGPWFFENFGGGWRFTPDDGGTRAVWKYTFSCRPALIRPVAERIGSWLLGREIERRIEAFARACEDPALVAELKAQSRQ
- a CDS encoding anti-sigma factor family protein; the protein is MNGESVHQLLGAYLLGGLEPEEARAFEDHLARCAECRGELEELESLPALLDAVPAADAVALTSSGNATPAPLGTEAEQLPEKVLVDLAVRRRKSRRRWAAVVGAVAAACLALGFFGGPLLNQPPKPDASYSVQSDGGLQLTVDMVKKTWGTELDVEGRSMPLQGTLYLWVKGRDGAEERTCGWTATPSGRIKITGATPVQLAGIAGVELRDESDKTVASISVP
- a CDS encoding sigma-70 family RNA polymerase sigma factor, with product MPLDEDVVAAIYRDHGVALKRFVLSCTPDANLADDVVQETILKVWQHAPQITGSLRSYLFRTARNVIIDNYRKAQRRPTETGEHDLPDHAATERVDELLNRVLMEEALLRLSVEHREVLVALHYQRFTVVEAALQLNIPAGTVKSRAFYAVKALRTILDEMGVER